A stretch of Miscanthus floridulus cultivar M001 chromosome 13, ASM1932011v1, whole genome shotgun sequence DNA encodes these proteins:
- the LOC136501538 gene encoding uncharacterized protein: MAAAADSSKPPRAAVLLARPLLLALPFLSLLLLLYVYSSTSSRPAGLSVTATTVASTTATTTTTVPLTPSPPSPHIRMRRSRYRSYDDYLRHQLNKTLDPRLRRVWATRDWRRKVDAFARLFAGLRDEGLLSDASRALCVGARLGQEVAALRQVGVRGALGIDLAPAPPLVARGDFHAQPFPDATFDFEFSNVFDHALYPDRFAAEVERTLRPGGVAVLHVAVHRRGDKYSANDLLDVRGLVGLFPRCDVVRVSKVDAFGLDTEVILRKKGSSRRRRRL; the protein is encoded by the coding sequence atggccgccgccgccgactccTCCAAGCCCCCGCGCGCGGCCGTGCTCCTCGCCCGTCCACTCCTCCTCGctctccccttcctctccctcctcctcctcctctacgtctACTCCTCCACCTCCTCGCGCCCTGCAGGCCTCTCCGTAACCGCAACAACCGTCGCCTCCacaactgccaccaccaccaccacggtgCCGCTGACCCCGTCCCCGCCGTCCCCACACATCCGGATGCGGCGGTCGCGGTACCGGTCCTACGACGACTACCTCCGCCACCAGCTGAACAAGACGCTGGACCCGCGTCTCCGCCGCGTGTGGGCGACGCGGGACTGGCGGCGGAAGGTGGACGCGTTCGCGCGCCTCTTCGCGGGGCTCCGTGACGAGGGCCTCCTCTCCGACGCCTCCCGCGCGCTCTGCGTCGGCGCGCGCCTTGGCCAGGAGGTGGCCGCGCTGCGGCAGGTCGGCGTCCGGGGCGCGCTCGGCATCGACCTGGCCCCGGCACCGCCGCTCGTCGCGCGCGGCGACTTCCACGCGCAGCCTTTCCCCGACGCCACCTTCGACTTCGAGTTCTCCAACGTCTTCGACCACGCGCTGTACCCGGACCGGTTCGCCGCCGAGGTCGAGCGCACGCTGCGACCGGGGGGCGTCGCCGTGCTCCACGTCGCCGTGCACCGGCGCGGGGACAAGTACTCCGCCAATGACTTGCTCGACGTGCGCGGACTCGTCGGGCTGTTCCCGCGGTGCGACGTCGTGCGGGTCTCCAAGGTCGATGCGTTTGGGCTCGACACCGAGGTCATCCTCCGCAAGAAGGGGTcgtctcgtcgtcgtcgtcgtctctaG